From a region of the Gossypium raimondii isolate GPD5lz chromosome 10, ASM2569854v1, whole genome shotgun sequence genome:
- the LOC105776377 gene encoding bifunctional protein FolD 4, chloroplastic isoform X1: protein MASIIFTDPSSAAAVHRLSFTRFSNGLVSLRRFVGPLHVFSHTPTLPRALSLHAPRSSRFITASMAAEPSAKVIDGKSVAKQIREEISAEVTKLKEAIGVVPGLAVILVGDRKDSATYVRNKKKACESVGIKSFEVNLPNEASEQEVLKYISDFNGDPSVHGILVQLPLPSHMNEQNILNAVTIEKDVDGFHPLNIGRLAMRGREPMFVPCTPKGCIELLHRYGVDIKGKRAVVIGRSNIVGMPAALLLQREDATVTIVHSRTKNPEEITRQADIIISAVGQPNMVRGSWIKPGAVIIDVGINPVEDASSPRGYRLVGDVCYDEACKIAAAVTPVPGGVGPMTIAMLLSNTVSSAKRAYNFN, encoded by the exons ATGGCGTCCATAATATTCACTGATCCTTCTTCCGCTGCCGCCGTCCATCGCCTCTCCTTTACCCGTTTCAGCAATGGTCTCGTTTCCCTTCGCCGGTTTGTGGGTCCACTTCATGTTTTCTCACATACCCCTACCCTTCCTCGAGCCCTCTCTCTCCACGCTCCACGTTCTTCTCGTTTCATTACTG CTTCAATGGCTGCTGAGCCATCCGCTAAGGTGATCGATGGAAAATCAGTGGCAAAGCAAATAAGAGAAGAAATAAGTGCTGAAGTAACAAAACTGAAGGAAGCAATTGGAGTTGTTCCTGGATTAGCCGTTATTCTAGTTGGGGATAGGAAGGACTCTGCTACTTATGTGCGGAACAAGAAAAAAGCTTGTGAATCTGTAGGGATTAAGTCCTTTGAAGTAAATTTACCTAATGAGGCTTCTGAGCAAGAAGTTCTCAAGTATATCTCTGACTTCAATGGTGATCCTTCGGTTCATGGCATCCTTGTTCAATTGCCTCTACCTTCT CATATGAATGAGCAGAACATTTTAAATGCTGTTACGATTGAGAAAGATGTGGATGGCTTCCACCCATTGAACATTGGTCGTCTTGCCATGCGAGGTAGAGAACCCATGTTCGTTCCATGTACCCCTAAAGGATGCATAGAGCTATTGCATAGATATGGTGTTGATATTAAAGGAAAGAGGGCTGTTGTCATTGGTCGGAGTAATATCGTTGGAATGCCTGCAGCTCTGTTACTGCAA AGGGAAGATGCTACTGTAACTATTGTCCATTCTAGAACCAAGAATCCTGAGGAAATTACAAGACAGGCAGATATCATAATATCTGCTGTGGGGCAGCCAAATATGGTGAGAGGTAGCTGGATAAAGCCAGGTGCTGTTATTATTGATGTTGGAATAAATCCAGTTGAG GATGCAAGTAGTCCTCGAGGATATCGGTTAGTTGGAGATGTTTGTTATGACGAGGCCTGCAAGATTGCTGCAGCCGTTACTCCAGTTCCAGGGGGTGTAGGTCCTATGACAATAGCAATGCTTCTCTCTAACACAGTCAGTTCAGCAAAGAGGGCATATAACTTCAATTGA
- the LOC105775109 gene encoding (+)-neomenthol dehydrogenase-like has product MADEVTKRYAVVTGANKGIGLEICKQLAQNGITVVLTARDEKRGLEALESLQHSGLSDYLIFHQLDVTDPESIASLADFVKKQFGKLDILVNNAGVYSATFLFTPGTTVKLSDLPSKVTEGNYELSEECLKINYYGAKRTAEALISLLQLSDLPRIVNVSSSAVMLEGKCEKLKGVLTGVTTEEKLNDLITEYLKDFKEGLHGSKGWPAVASAYTVSKVALNAYTRILANKYPDFCINSVCPGYAKTDINLNAGIITAEEAAVTPVKLALLPKGGPSGLFFVKGEPATPEP; this is encoded by the exons ATGGCAGACGAAGTGACCAAGAG GTATGCAGTTGTCACCGGGGCAAATAAGGGTATTGGACTTGAAATATGTAAGCAATTAGCTCAAAATGGGATCACGGTGGTATTAACTGCTAGAGATGAGAAAAGAGGTCTTGAAGCTCTTGAAAGTCTACAACACTCTGGTCTCTCAGATTATCTAATTTTTCACCAGCTCGATGTAACAGACCCTGAAAGCATTGCTTCTCTGGCAGATTTTGTGAAGAAGCAATTTGGGAAGTTGGATATCTTG GTTAACAATGCTGGGGTTTATAGTGCAACCTTTTTGTTTACTCCTGGTACTACG GTAAAGTTGAGTGATTTACCGAGTAAAGTGACTGAAGGCAATTACGAGTTATCCGAAGAATGCctaaaaataaactattatgGCGCCAAAAGAACTGCCGAAGCACTTATTTCATTGCTGCAACTATCCGACTTACCAAGGATCGTAAATGTTTCCTCCTCTGCAGTCATGCTGGAG GGTAAATGTGAGAAGCTTAAAGGAGTGTTAACAGGTGTTACAACAGAGGAGAAACTGAATGACTTGATAACCGAGTATCTAAAAGATTTTAAGGAGGGCTTACATGGAAGTAAAGGATGGCCAGCCGTCGCCTCTGCCTATACTGTCTCAAAAGTAGCACTTAATGCCTACACAAGGATTCTGGCAAACAAGTACCCAGATTTCTGCATCAACTCTGTTTGCCCAGGATACGCCAAAACTGATATAAACCTCAACGCTGGTATCATAACTGCTGAAGAAGCTGCTGTGACTCCCGTTAAGTTGGCACTGTTGCCTAAAGGTGGCCCTTCTGGTCTCTTTTTTGTGAAGGGTGAGCCTGCAACTCCGGAACCTTGA
- the LOC128031985 gene encoding LOW QUALITY PROTEIN: (+)-neomenthol dehydrogenase-like (The sequence of the model RefSeq protein was modified relative to this genomic sequence to represent the inferred CDS: inserted 2 bases in 1 codon) has product MAEVTKRYAVVTGGNKGIGLEICKQVASKGTMVVLTARDEKRGLEAVEKLKDLGLSGNVVFHQLDVADPASVASLVDFVKTQFGKVDILVNNAGIGGVKGDFEALRAAAFGKPGAQPNWGSLLTQSPELSEQCLQTNYYGAKRVCXSLIQLLQLSSSPRIVNVSSSIGKLQNVSNEWAKAVLSDAGNLTEDKVDEILSQYMKDFKEGSLQGKGWPAFMSAYILSKAAMNAYTRILAKKYINFIINCVCPGFVKTDINFNSGIISVEEGAESPVRLALLPNNGPSGLFFVRKEESEF; this is encoded by the exons ATGGCAGAAGTAACAAAGAG ATATGCAGTGGTTACTGGTGGAAACAAGGGAATTGGATTGGAAATATGTAAGCAGGTGGCTTCAAAAGGAACCATGGTTGTTTTAACAGCTAGAGATGAGAAGAGGGGTCTTGAAGCTGTTGAAAAGCTGAAAGATCTTGGCCTGTCTGGTAATGTAGTTTTTCATCAGCTTGATGTTGCAGACCCTGCTAGTGTTGCTTCTTTGGTGGATTTCGTCAAAACACAATTCGGAAAGGTTGATATCTTG GTGAACAATGCAGGGATTGGTGGCGTCAAAGGTGATTTTGAAGCTCTTAGAGCTGCAGCCTTTGGTAAG CCTGGTGCACAACCAAACTGGGGTAGTCTACTGACTCAATCACCAGAGTTATCCGAGCAATGCCTTCAAACAAACTACTACGGCGCCAAAAGAGTGTG GTCACTTATTCAGCTTCTCCAGCTATCCAGTTCACCGAGAATTGTAAATGTTTCTTCCTCTATTGGGAAGTT ACAGAATGTATCGAACGAATGGGCAAAAGCAGTCCTGAGCGATGCTGGGAATCTTACAGAAGACAAGGTGGATGAGATATTGAGCCAGTATATGAAAGATTTCAAGGAGGGTTCATTGCAAGGGAAGGGTTGGCCTGCTTTTATGTCAGCCTACATACTGTCTAAAGCAGCCATGAATGCCTACACAAGGATCCTCGCTAAgaaatatatcaatttcatcatcaactgtGTCTGCCCTGGCTTTGTGAAAACAGACATAAACTTCAATAGTGGGATCATAAGTGTTGAAGAAGGTGCAGAGAGTCCTGTGAGATTAGCATTGTTGCCTAATAATGGCCCTTCTGGTCTCTTCTTTGTTAGGAAAGAAGAGTCAGAATTTTAA